The sequence CTACATCACTTGGGGCGAGCATGAGCTGTCCAAGAACATCATCCATCTGGTGCTTGCCCGCACACCCGGCGCGCCTGAGGGCAGCCGCGGAATCTCGCTATTCGTCGTGCCGAAATATCATGTGAACGCCGATGGTTCGCTGGGCCCGCGCAATGATGTTCGCTGCGTCAGCCTAGAACATAAGCTGGGCATCAACGCCTCCCCCACCTGCGTCATGAGCTTCGGCGACAGTGGAGAATGCGTGGGCGAGATGGTCGGTGCTGAATTTGGCGGTCTGCGCGCTATGTTCACGATGATGAACTCCGCCCGCATCAATGTTGGCGCGCAAGGCGTCGAAGTGGCCGAACGCGCGCTGCAGCAGGCAACGCATTACGCGATGGACCGCGTCCAGTCGGCCCGCGCTGGCGGTGAGAGCCGTGAGCCAGTGTCCATTATCGAACATCCCGACGTTCGCCGGATGCTGCTGCGCATGCGCAGCCTCACCGAGGGTATGCGCGCGTTGCTTTATTACACAACAGGTCAGGTCGACCGGGGAACACTCGGTGATTCCGAAGCCAAGATGCGCAGTGAATGCCTCGTGCCAATGATCAAAGCATGGGGCACCGACACAGGCGTTCTCGTCGCTAGCATCGGCGTACAGATCCACGGCGGCATGGGCTTTGTCGAAGAAACCGGCGCGGCGCAGCATTACCGTGACGCACGGATCGCTCCGATTTACGAAGGCACCAACGGCATCCAAGCCGCCGACCTCGTCACGCGCAAGTTGGGCTTCGAAGGCGGAGCGGTTTTGGACCGCCTGCTGCGCGAAGTGGAAAGTGATGCGGCCGATGCGCCCGCTTTGGCAAAGCTTGCCGGAGAATGCGCTGACGTCGCCGCATGGATGGCTAGCGAAGCAAGCCTCGATGACCGCTTGGCAGGTAGTGTCCCCTTCACTGAAATGTGTGCAGTCGCAGTCGCAGGATGGCAGTTGCTGAAGCAAAAACGCGCGGTCGAGGCTGGCGACGCCCCTGCATTGTCGGCGCTCAAGCCAGTTACAGCACGCTATTTCCTCGAGCACATTGTGCCAGAAGCTAGTGGCCTCGCCGCTGCCGCTCGCGGTGGTAGCGAACTGTTTTACGCACTTACAGCCGACCAGCTCGCCGGATGACAGATCAGGGTGACCCGCTAGCCCGCATCGCCGATGCGTTGGAGCGGATTGCGCCACCCCAAGACAACACGGACTGGCTCGGTAGCCCGGCCTATGCCTGGGATGCCAAGTGCGGACGGGCAATTGATCGGCTCATGGCTCCGGCACTGAGCACATTGCTTGCGGTCGATGCACAGAAGGACGCCGTAGTCACCAATATCGCGCGTTTGGCCAAGGGCCACGCCGCGCATGATATGCTGCTGTGGGGCGCCCGCGGTATGGGCAAATCTGCGCTGCTCCGCGCGAGCATAATTTCCGCGCAGCAGAGCAATCCCGGCGCGGTCGCCTTGGTTCAGGTGGCCAGTGATGTCTTGAACGCCTTACCTGATCTGTTCCGTATTCTGGCAAAGCAGAAGCGTAATTTCTTGGTCTATATCGACGATCTTGGTTTCTCGCCCGAAGACACCAACGGCCCGCGCCAGCTGCGAAGCTGGCTGGAGGGCGGTGTCGAAGCAAGGCCGGACAATGTACGGTTGGCGGTAACATCCAATCGCCGCTCGATCGTCCCCCGAGAAGCGGCAGAGCAAGATGGCGCGCTTATTCTGCGCGATGCCCTTGATGATGCACTGGCATTGTCAGACCGCTTCGGGCTGTCGCTCGGCTTTCACAATTGCTCTCAGGACGAATATCTCGCCATAGTCGCTGCCTATGCAAAACCGGCAGGCCTGCGCTTCGAAGATGCCGATGCATTGATGTGGGCCAAGCAGCGCGGCGCCCGATCGGGCCGCACAGCTTGGCAATATGTCACCGAACTAGCGGGCCGCGCTGGCCGCAAGCTTTAAAGCCTACTCAGCCGCCTTGGCCGCTGCTGCAGCCTTCGCTTCACGCGAAAAGTCCTGATTGAAGCGGCCTTGCGGATCGCCAGTCAGGTTACGGCGCGGCGCGAGGCTACTACGAACCGGAGCAACCGGCTTAGCGGCAGGTTCTGCACTCTCGGCGATGACCCGCCAGATGATCCCGGCTGTGTCGTCAGTCATCAGCAACGCACCGTCGCCTGCCCAATCGACCCATGTCGGGCGGCCCCGCGTAGTGCCTTCACCAGTCAAGAAGTCGCCTAGCACTTCCACGGGCTTACCCTGAGGATTACCGCGCTCGTCAAATGCGACATAGACTAAGTCGTAACCCGATGGCGGCTTGCGGTTCCACGAACCGTGCCGCGCAATGAATGCGCCGCTGCCAAAGCTAGCGCCCATGCGGCTGCCTTCTTCGGTAAACACCAGACCCAGCGCCGCAACATGCGGGCCAAGCGCAAATTCGGGATTGCGGACATAGCCGGGCAACGTCGCTGGCATCGATGCCTCAACACGGTCGTCGACGTTGTCTTTGTAATAGAACCAAGGCCAGCCGTAATTCACGCCGATGGGTACATTGGTCAGGTAGTCAGGCACCATGTCGGAACCGAGCATGTCGCGCTCGTTCACTGTGGTCCAGAGCTCCTCGCTCCAGGGGTTGTAAGCCATGCCGTTGGCGTTGCGCAGACCGGTTGCGTAGATCCGCGACTTGCCACTTTCGATGTTATATTCATGGATCGCTGCGCGGCCTTTCTCGATCTCCATACCGTTTTCGCCAATGTTGGAGTCGGAACCGACTGCGATATAGATCACATCGCCCGCGGGCGGCATGAAGATGTTGCGCATCCAGTGACTGCCAGCCGGGGGCAAATCCATCAGCTTCACCGGATCGCCGCTCACCACGTCAGCGCCCAACTCATAGTCGAACGAAACCAGCGCATCGTGATTGGCAATGTAGAGCTTGTCATCGCGCCATTCGATGCCTGACGGCGATGCCAGATCGTCGCGCAGCGTTTTGCGCGTTTCAGCAACACCGTCGCCATCTTCGTCACGCAGCAATACCAGTTGTTCCGGAGATGCACCGGCCGCACCGGCCTTTTCGAACAACCATCCGGCGATAAGTCCTTCAATGCCGCCCATCGGCTCCCCTGCCGGGGCCCGGGTGAGCGTTACCAGCACATCACCATTGGGCAGCGTATGGACCACCCGTGGATGATCGAGCCCTTCGGCGAAACGACTGACCGTGAGGCCCTCGGCAGCAGTCGGCGCTTCTCCATCTTTCCAGCCAATCGGCTCCGCAATTGCCACCGTCGGAAACGATTCCGCTTCAGGATCACTCAGCAGCGGCTCGGTGCCGGTAACTTCGTCGACCGAATAATCAGCCGGGTTGCCGCGGACGAGCCAGGCACCGATGGCGACGATTGCCAGAACGATAACCAGCAGGGTGATGAGAATCTTGCGCTTTGTTGTCATACGAGCCGTGTTAATTCCAACATGCCCTTGCGGCAATGGCTTAGCGGACTAACTATCCCGCCATGTACGATTTCAAAGCCGATCCCGGCCTTCCCACAGCCGAAATGTATCGCGAACTGGTGGGCGCTGCCGGCGCGCTAGTGGATGGCGAAAGCGATCCGGTGGCCAATATGGCCAATGTCGCAGCTTTGATCTGGCAATTTGTGCCTCGATTAAACTGGGCTGGCTTCTACCGTGTAATCGGTGACGAGCTGGTATTAGGCCCCTTTGTCGGCAAGCCCG comes from Altererythrobacter sp. ZODW24 and encodes:
- a CDS encoding acyl-CoA dehydrogenase; amino-acid sequence: MRVCAGIEELAQSERFAAAETDMVEAIAEGIGAFASGEWAPLNRIGDTEGAKLENGVVRLPDGFAEAYQGYVEQGWNAISSPTEFGGQGLPSTLGCNVLENLGTANFAFNLLPMLSIGSIDAIEDHGTDAQKAMYLPNLVSGEWSGTMNLTEPQAGSDVGALRSTATPIEDGEHAGKYLVQGQKIYITWGEHELSKNIIHLVLARTPGAPEGSRGISLFVVPKYHVNADGSLGPRNDVRCVSLEHKLGINASPTCVMSFGDSGECVGEMVGAEFGGLRAMFTMMNSARINVGAQGVEVAERALQQATHYAMDRVQSARAGGESREPVSIIEHPDVRRMLLRMRSLTEGMRALLYYTTGQVDRGTLGDSEAKMRSECLVPMIKAWGTDTGVLVASIGVQIHGGMGFVEETGAAQHYRDARIAPIYEGTNGIQAADLVTRKLGFEGGAVLDRLLREVESDAADAPALAKLAGECADVAAWMASEASLDDRLAGSVPFTEMCAVAVAGWQLLKQKRAVEAGDAPALSALKPVTARYFLEHIVPEASGLAAAARGGSELFYALTADQLAG
- a CDS encoding DUF815 domain-containing protein — encoded protein: MTDQGDPLARIADALERIAPPQDNTDWLGSPAYAWDAKCGRAIDRLMAPALSTLLAVDAQKDAVVTNIARLAKGHAAHDMLLWGARGMGKSALLRASIISAQQSNPGAVALVQVASDVLNALPDLFRILAKQKRNFLVYIDDLGFSPEDTNGPRQLRSWLEGGVEARPDNVRLAVTSNRRSIVPREAAEQDGALILRDALDDALALSDRFGLSLGFHNCSQDEYLAIVAAYAKPAGLRFEDADALMWAKQRGARSGRTAWQYVTELAGRAGRKL
- a CDS encoding PQQ-dependent sugar dehydrogenase; translated protein: MTTKRKILITLLVIVLAIVAIGAWLVRGNPADYSVDEVTGTEPLLSDPEAESFPTVAIAEPIGWKDGEAPTAAEGLTVSRFAEGLDHPRVVHTLPNGDVLVTLTRAPAGEPMGGIEGLIAGWLFEKAGAAGASPEQLVLLRDEDGDGVAETRKTLRDDLASPSGIEWRDDKLYIANHDALVSFDYELGADVVSGDPVKLMDLPPAGSHWMRNIFMPPAGDVIYIAVGSDSNIGENGMEIEKGRAAIHEYNIESGKSRIYATGLRNANGMAYNPWSEELWTTVNERDMLGSDMVPDYLTNVPIGVNYGWPWFYYKDNVDDRVEASMPATLPGYVRNPEFALGPHVAALGLVFTEEGSRMGASFGSGAFIARHGSWNRKPPSGYDLVYVAFDERGNPQGKPVEVLGDFLTGEGTTRGRPTWVDWAGDGALLMTDDTAGIIWRVIAESAEPAAKPVAPVRSSLAPRRNLTGDPQGRFNQDFSREAKAAAAAKAAE